In bacterium, the DNA window AACTTTGTGTTTCAAAGCCTATCTCCTCCACCGAACCTGTAAATACTTCTAATCCTAATTCTTCTCTGGCATATTCAGCCGCATCATTGGAAAATTCTACACCTTTTGCCTCATAACCCTGTTTTTTGAGCAATTCAATGAAAAAGCCTAACGCACATCCTACATCCAGACAAACAAATTTCTCTTGAAAACAAATTTTTCCCAGAGTTTTATCCCAGAATCTTAAAATTGGTTCAAATCTGTATTTAATTATATGATGTTTTCTTTGAGCGTATTCTTTAAATCCATACTCTTGATAATAGCCAGATGAATAATATTTCTTTAATTCTTCTTTTGTGGCAATAGGGTGGCGAAACATCAAACCACATTCTTCGCATTGAAAAATAGTCGTGTTCCCTATTTCGCAAAGTTTTTTAACAACACTCTCCCCACATAAATCACAATTCATCTTATATATTATAACAGATTATTGGTTAATGTCAAGAAAAATTTCGACCTGTGCAGGTAGAAAATTAAGGAAGCAGATTTTTAATAGTAAGCGGGTGGATTTAGTAAGCGGATTTAACGGATTTAGCGGAAAAAG includes these proteins:
- a CDS encoding class I SAM-dependent methyltransferase, with the protein product MNCDLCGESVVKKLCEIGNTTIFQCEECGLMFRHPIATKEELKKYYSSGYYQEYGFKEYAQRKHHIIKYRFEPILRFWDKTLGKICFQEKFVCLDVGCALGFFIELLKKQGYEAKGVEFSNDAAEYAREELGLEVFTGSVEEIGFETQSFNLVTMLDVLEHVVSPNGILKEVNRILKKEGLVLATVPNVSGAEARGKKGLTNFLFAEGHIFNFPYQTLKRLFNINGFNLIAVTSLSIPRRWLDYEVSEKLLPQIRAFYRKIKRFIWHKTNQGGLILLVAKKVY